A section of the Salmo salar chromosome ssa05, Ssal_v3.1, whole genome shotgun sequence genome encodes:
- the LOC106605249 gene encoding LOW QUALITY PROTEIN: EF-hand domain-containing family member B (The sequence of the model RefSeq protein was modified relative to this genomic sequence to represent the inferred CDS: inserted 2 bases in 2 codons; substituted 1 base at 1 genomic stop codon), giving the protein MHFGSLPQTLAVVRMFLNTTCPGAGTIQVFHGKANDPDIASILVHGVSSQASISGGLVINPPPKTIYQQRLHQLREAGYSTNQKAPLGRSHDQSPGLPNWFDTDTGKATFAVKSPQTAGAIINPPKSVEQVETEAQEGHQSYICSHNAYFLGEQVDRKYKWSRYGKDGRFGVPTPHHNDGRSVSKSLHXLCDTQKHNSXKFVSQRCDDRERIQPQIGKVHDLIADTLKVPAGHTFGILMRPDDFGAGDLLHSTPPAEYQKGTEYQKXHLKKVNFHNFNSLLQAFGHNDKKGQGVIDEEDLQDVCHQFNLDLSGPVLDDLMEYWDMDKDGLINFQEFANFLNWKDKMPISKVEQRILTSDYHMYGTPTVRTDLVAPQIKRVSDSTNYSDQTTAFDLLYPTLYSLRGVHKEHFFCPRTKEEITDIFRNVGVSISEETFAEAWKLASMRHPTGDMCVEIFRDVLKEIQAN; this is encoded by the exons CCCCAAACCCTAGCAGTAGTGAGGATGTTTCTCAACACAACATGCCCAGGTGCAGGGACTATCCAAGTGTTCCATGGGAAAGCCAACGACCCTGATATTGCCAGTATTCTAGTTCATGGAGTGAGCAGCCAAGCTTCTATTTCT GGCGGATTAGTGATCAACCCACCACCTAAGACCATCTACCAACAGAGGTTACATCAGCTCCGTGAAGCTGGGTATTCCACCAATCAAAAAGCCCCCCTGGGCAGGTCACATGATCAGAGCCCTGGGCTTCCAAATTGGTTCGACACCGACACCGGCAAAGCCACATTTGCTGTGAAATCCCCCCAAA CTGCAGGTGCGATTATCAACCCACCTAAAAGCGTGGAGCAGGTGGAGACAGAGGCTCAGGAGGGACACCAGTCTTATATCTGCTCCCACAATGCCTACTTTCTCG GTGAACAGGTTGATAGGAAATACAAGTGGAGTCGTTATGGAAAGGACGGCAGGTTCGGAGTGCCTACTCCCCACCACAACGATGGACGCAGTGTCTCCAAATCTCTCCACTGATTGTGTGATACTCAGAA GCATAACA GCAAATTTGTTTCTCAGAGATGTGATGACAGGGAAAGGATACAGCCACAGATTGGCAAAGTGCATGACCT CATAGCAGACACGTTGAAAGTGCCAGCAGGTCATACATTTGGAATCTTGATGCGGCCAGATGACTTTG GTGCGGGTGACCTTCTCCACTCCACCCCTCCAGCAGAGTACCAGAAAGGCACAGAGTACCAGA AGCACCTCAAGAAGGTCAACTTCCACAACTTTAACTCCCTGCTGCAGGCCTTCGGGCACAACGACAAg AAGGGTCAGGGTGTGATTGACGAGGAGGACCTGCAGGACGTGTGTCATCAGTTTAACCTGGACCTGAGTGGGCCGGTGCTGGATGACTTGATGGAGTACTGGGACATGGACAAAGATGGACTCATCAACTTTCAGGAGTTTGCCAATTTCCTCAACTGGAAGGACAAAATGCCCATCAGTAAAGTGGAGCAGCGCATTCTGACCAGTG ACTATCATATGTATGGGACTCCCACAGTGCGCACCGACCTGGTGGCCCCGCAGATCAAGCGCGTCAGCGACAGCACTAACTACAGTGACCAGACCACAGCCTTTGACCTCCTGTATCCTACGCTGTACTCCCTAAGGGGAGTCCACAAGGAGCACTTCTTCTGTCCCCGCACCAAAGAGGAG ATCACTGACATATTCCGAAATGTGGGCGTGAGTATTTCCGAGGAGACATTTGCG